One Mycoplasmoides pneumoniae FH genomic region harbors:
- a CDS encoding MPN143 family protein, which yields MSHKDFNGLQAPQLLSSSSPVAKKQSSHKLRHALKHARYLNHSSKRTLKHALELHEDNQVLLEKEGSPNFQDWLSKQPGVNKTSLKYNKSLGSWISKESKPKKRFQPYFTYKDSKTTPEEAKALQQMKQSQKRFFHENMHSFLNEVAHNPMIQRFNQKQAKRAANTRQRTYKYRQ from the coding sequence ATGAGTCATAAAGATTTTAATGGGCTTCAAGCCCCTCAGTTGTTAAGTTCGAGTTCCCCTGTTGCAAAGAAACAAAGTAGTCATAAACTCAGGCATGCCTTAAAGCACGCCCGTTACTTAAACCATAGTAGTAAGCGTACCCTCAAGCATGCCTTAGAGCTGCATGAAGACAACCAGGTCTTACTGGAAAAAGAAGGTAGTCCTAACTTCCAGGACTGGCTTTCTAAGCAACCTGGCGTCAATAAAACCAGCCTTAAGTACAACAAAAGCTTGGGTAGTTGAATCTCTAAGGAAAGTAAACCGAAAAAGCGTTTTCAACCGTACTTTACGTACAAGGACAGTAAAACTACTCCAGAAGAGGCCAAAGCCTTGCAGCAAATGAAACAATCCCAAAAGCGCTTCTTTCACGAAAATATGCACAGCTTTCTCAATGAAGTTGCACATAACCCAATGATCCAGCGCTTTAATCAAAAGCAGGCCAAACGGGCTGCTAATACGCGACAACGCACTTACAAATACCGTCAGTAA